The genomic stretch TATATCTTTGTTTGTGTACCTGAACATACAATAAATAATGAATTGCCTGACCAAATTTTCCAAATCCTAATTTATGCAGTTTTGGCTTCTGTACTTGTATCTTGCATATTAGCCGGTGTCTTCTCTTACACTCAATCTAAACAGCTAAAGCAAATGAGCGAACAAGCTAAGAAATTTGCAAAGGGTGATTTTTCAGGTCGTATTCCTGTAAAAGGTAAGGATGAAGTTGGTCAGCTAACCAGAGCCTTTAACGATATGGCTGATGCTCTTGACAAGGAAGAATCAGTCAGAAGAGACTTTATTGCAAACATAAGTCACGAATTAAAGACACCTATGACAACTATTGCAGGTTTTATTGACGGTATTCTTGACGGAACTATTCCGGAAAGTAAGCAGAAGCATTACCTAACTATTGTTTCTGAAGAAATATCCAGACTTTCAGGACTTGTTGCATCAATGCTAAGCCTTGCAAGAATTGACAGTGGCAAAACTACAATTTACAAAACTAAATTCTCCTTAGTTTCTACTATTGTAAATATTCTTCTAACATTTGAAGATAGACTTGAAGAAAAGGAAATTGAAATTGTAGGACTTGAATCTGCTGATGGTCTTTCTGTTTATGGTGACCAAGCACTGTTACATCAAGTTCTTTATAACCTTATTGAAAACGCTACAAAGTTTACACCACA from Ruminococcus bovis encodes the following:
- a CDS encoding sensor histidine kinase, encoding MVFVNQFWDTRNLNKAKEDLNSYVLLTTQALENKDGKLEVKDQETFNLMIDLSKNNSYNLIITDAAGTVYRITRQDKNIKTGYQMPYYVTNTLIKDQYYESEQKTDFFYSDTKLAVASPFKLKLTEGTKEGIAIAGYIFVCVPEHTINNELPDQIFQILIYAVLASVLVSCILAGVFSYTQSKQLKQMSEQAKKFAKGDFSGRIPVKGKDEVGQLTRAFNDMADALDKEESVRRDFIANISHELKTPMTTIAGFIDGILDGTIPESKQKHYLTIVSEEISRLSGLVASMLSLARIDSGKTTIYKTKFSLVSTIVNILLTFEDRLEEKEIEIVGLESADGLSVYGDQALLHQVLYNLIENATKFTPQGGQITFHAESKGDKLYFSVKNTGKGISKEDLPFIFDKFYKTDKSRSEDKKSMGLGLYLVKTIVNLHGGEITVTSEIDKETCFAFWIPNK